In the genome of Desulfofarcimen acetoxidans DSM 771, one region contains:
- a CDS encoding delta-lactam-biosynthetic de-N-acetylase: MSKSRKVNSKVFVLISIVAIFLSVGGYYAFEEKGKPLPKSNLSTLSTEKQVYAQPSIEKGQDTKEEVQPQNKEQETKTSKNTVSKSNVSTDSKPNVNTASKSNANAVSKSNVNTDTSGLSNKKLSWYFMPNKNHTLPGFDAVGSKLVNKYNGIYHGDSGSKTLYLTFDEGYEAGYTPKVLDSLKVEGVKATFFITGHYIDSKPDLVKRMVNEGHIVGNHTMTHPSLPSVSDQQFKNELDGVNEKLENLTGMTMNFIRPPEGAYSERTLKLAKDMGYRQVFWSVAFKDWVPTWGTPDGNMQTVLGLIHPGAVILLHPENKANADMLISFIKACRNEGYTFGTLNQL; this comes from the coding sequence TTGTCAAAATCAAGAAAGGTCAATTCTAAGGTTTTTGTGTTAATCAGCATCGTTGCCATATTTTTAAGTGTCGGTGGTTACTACGCCTTTGAAGAAAAAGGGAAACCACTCCCTAAAAGTAATTTATCTACGTTATCTACGGAAAAACAAGTATATGCTCAGCCTTCTATTGAGAAAGGACAAGACACTAAGGAAGAAGTCCAACCTCAAAATAAAGAGCAGGAAACCAAAACGTCTAAAAATACTGTTTCCAAATCTAATGTTAGTACTGATTCTAAACCTAATGTCAATACTGCTTCTAAATCTAATGCCAATGCTGTTTCTAAATCTAATGTTAATACTGATACATCAGGCCTAAGCAATAAGAAACTTTCCTGGTACTTCATGCCTAACAAAAATCACACGTTACCTGGATTTGATGCAGTGGGAAGTAAGTTAGTTAATAAATACAATGGGATTTATCATGGAGATAGCGGTTCAAAAACTCTTTATCTTACATTCGATGAAGGCTACGAGGCGGGATATACTCCAAAAGTTCTTGACTCGTTAAAGGTAGAAGGGGTAAAAGCAACTTTCTTTATTACCGGACATTATATTGATAGCAAACCAGATTTAGTTAAAAGAATGGTCAATGAGGGACATATTGTAGGAAACCATACCATGACACACCCCAGTTTACCATCGGTGAGTGACCAACAATTTAAGAATGAGTTGGACGGAGTTAATGAGAAGCTTGAAAATCTTACGGGCATGACCATGAATTTTATTCGCCCACCAGAAGGCGCGTATAGTGAAAGAACACTTAAGTTGGCAAAAGATATGGGTTACAGACAGGTATTTTGGAGTGTAGCCTTTAAAGATTGGGTACCAACTTGGGGCACACCCGATGGTAACATGCAGACTGTATTAGGCTTAATACACCCGGGAGCAGTAATTCTTTTACATCCTGAAAATAAGGCCAATGCTGACATGCTTATTTCCTTTATTAAGGCCTGTCGTAATGAAGGCTATACCTTTGGAACATTAAATCAATTGTAA